The Candidatus Poribacteria bacterium region CGACAAGCTCACGCGTGCCTGTCAGCGAAAAATCCTTAACCTCTTTAAAGCCTTTGACATCCGCGCTTGTTAAATTGCGGTAAAGCCATTCGCCGCTTTCAGTCTTCGCAAAACAGGGATGTTGCTGGTACATAATCCCCTGTCGGATACGGATTTCATAAACCGCACGCGCCACCGATGCAGCAGGAGCACCTAATGGCAACTGCTGCCTATCGGCATCAAAATAACGAGGTTGTGGCACAGCCTCTGCTGTCAACGGAATCAATTCGTAGGGTCTCTTCAGATAATGATATTGCAAGGGTGGTTCATAAATCTGTTGAATGAATCTGTATTCGTCTGAACTGTAAGAGACCGCCGGATCGAAGTGCTTCGGTTCTTCATCAAACGTGCTATAGTAAATCTCCTCGTCCCGCTCAGACTTCGGATATGGATTGTTCGGCACACCGCAACCCACTAAAAGAGCAAGCACCATTAGTACTATGCAACATTCATTTGAAAACAACGCCTTAAAACTGAAGTTCTGCGTCGTGCGATGACGTTTCGGTAATTTCATATCTTCCTTTAAAGGTAAACGCTGCTCGCGATATTTCCTCAATAGACAAGGATGGAACCCTAAAATGCATACAGAGCCGTTAACGACACCAAAGGACCAAACTTAAAAGCGTCTCTCTCCTCATATACACCATCCAAGAAAGCATCCGTATCATCATAAAGCGTCTCTTGGTTCAAGGGTAGCATCACTCTCACAGACAATGGAATATTGTAGGGTGTTGCGACTGACGCGCCTACAGAAGCCATACTGAAACGGAGTCCAGTATTGATATCCTGCTCCCCTGCCCAATACGCGTAAGATTGATAAAAGCCAAAATAACCTGTTTGAAACGAGAGCCAATTATTAAGACGGTAATTTAGACTGGCTGTGTAAGTCAGTTCTCTGGAACCACGATAGGTTTTGCTGTTCTCATAGAACGGAAATTTTCCGCGAATACTGGCACTCGCGCCCACACCTTTGTAAAGAGGAAGGCTGTAATATAAATCTGCCATCGGATTAAAGGTACCGGTCCCAAATTGGATATGGAGATGCTCAAGTCCATCATCCCCTAACTTCCAAGGATCTTCTTCAGTCTTGCCGAACGGAATTGTCGTTCCGATACGACCTATTACAAAATCACTTTCCTTAAAAAGACCACGTGTATGATATCCCAAGAGAACATCTGTGTCGGCGAGTCCCCTGTAGGTCTCATTTCGGTGATGATTGTCCCGATTGCGTAAAATTGCTTCCAGTTCTGTCTGTGTAACCGGTTCAATTTCTTCAATAGTTGCCTCTTGGACTTTGGTCTCGTAAGGCACATTTGCTTCCAATATCCACCGAGAACTAAAGTGATACTTCAAGCCAACATCAACACGGAAAACATTCAATGTAACGTGGTGTCGATGAAGCGGCACATCTATTACTCTCCTGTCTGGTGAGATACCCTTTGTTTCTAAGTGTCCACCTTGGGCATCGAACCACCGCATCATACTGAAAGAGCTCTGAAACCTCTTCATCTCTCCTGAAGTCAAACTGACTTCACCAATCCCGCCACGTGGAATTGCGGGATTGCTTCACGCGCCTCAGCTCTCCTGCACGAAACCAAGTGGGAGAAAAATGAATTGAAAACAGAGCAATATCAAAAAAATTCGAGTTATCATAGGGGATTCGTATCCGTTTCTAAGTTGAGCCATTCCACTTCGGCATCGGAGAGTTCAAGCCCGATGGCACCAACGGAAGAATCCATCTCCGCTAAGGTTGCCGGTCCAACAATTGGAAAAACGGGGAATGAAATGTTCAAGCAGTATGAGAGGGAAACCTGAATTGCAGAATAGCCGTGTTTCTCGCCCAATTTCTTCGCGCGCGCAAGCCTTTCAAAATTATCATCATTATAATAGACGCGTACCATATCTCCATTGTCTCGGTTCTCCGGTGTAAACGCACCACTAAAGAAACCACGTGCTTGTGAAGACCAAGGCATCAGCGGAAATTGACTCTCTTTATGCCATTCACGCGCGGCATCGTCCACACAAACACAACCACCCCACATCGGTTCCATCGGCACAGCAAGACTAATGTTATTACTACAAGAAACAAATCCTTGTAGCCCGTTCTCGGCGGCGTAGGTATTGGCATCAATGATGCGTTGCGGCTGCCAATTAGAAGCGGCGGCAGCTCGGATGCGTCCTGCACCAATCTCGTCGTTCAGATAATCAATGATTGTGCTAACTGGAATTACCGGATCGTCGCGATGGAGCATGTAAAGATCAATAGCATCGGTGCGGAGCCGGATGAGACTTTCATCAAGATCGCTTTTTAACTCTTCAGGGGAGAGACGCGGGCGAGGCACTCTGCCTTGTGGATGCCCTCCCTTATCAATGAGAAAGACCTCATCCCTGTTTCGGCGTTGGCGCATCCAGAGACCGATGAGCATCTCGCTATCGCCACCGCCATAACCGTGTGCTGTGTCGAGGGCATTTCCACCCGCTTCAAAAAATGCGTCGAGCATTTCAGTACTATAGTCGAATTTTACGGGCGAAAACATCATGGTACCCAGAATCAGCTGCGAGATGTCTTTGCTAACGCCGGGAATTTTTATGTGTTTCATTATGAATACTTTCCTTATTTTATATGGGCAGATAGGTCGCGCCCTTTGTGATTACAGGATATAGGGGAATTATAACAGATTCGCAATCTAAAATCCAGAAGAAAATGTGCTAACGTGGGGAAACCTATAGTCGGTGGGATTATACACTCCGCCAGTGGAGGAGAAGGGTGTTCGGATGAACAGAACTCAATTCAATTATCAGCGATGGATGACCGGAAAGCTAATAAACATCAGCATTCCAGCCATCATAAGGTCATTTGATACTATTTCAAAATTACCATCTTCCGCAGTAGGGAGGTCTTATCTGTCTGGAGTTGATAGAAATAGATGCCACTGGACACCTTTTCACCAATATCGTTGCATCCATCCCAATACGCCGCACGGCTCCGACTCGTGTAGTATCCCCCCTGCTGATGACCAAGATCGAGGTGGCGTACAACGGTGCCGCGCGTATCATAGATAGTAATCTGAACCTCACTGGGGTTCGCCAAGTGATACGGTATCCAAGTTTCTGGGTTAAACGGGTTGGGATAGTTCGGAAGTAGGTGCGTCTTATCCGGGTGCCTCGTAGCCAAAACGCTTTCAAGCAACGCAATGGATCGTAGGTATAGGGCAGACCCGTCGCTTTCGGCGAGCCAGATGTCAAGCTGTGCCTCTAACATCGCCGGGTCCAATTGCTCAAGCGTTATCCGATCCAAGAGGAGCACGTTTTTAGGATAGGACGGGGCCTCACCTGCCTCGTCACACCATGTCCCCCCTAGTTCTTCGCAAAGCTCCTGCCGTGTTGGAGGACGGACACAGATTGGGATTTTGGTTTCGACACCGTCAATTGTACTTGTAGCCCAATAGATTGTTCCCCCTTTTGCTTCGCAGTCGGCTATGGTGTCCGCGTACGGGTCCTCATCTTCGTCTTCCTCGTCATCTTCGTCTTTTTCCTCGGGTTCGGGTTCGTCTTCCTCCTCGTCTTCCGGTTCGGGTTCGGGTTCGGGTTCGNNNNNNNNNNNNNNNNNNNNNNNNNNNNNNNNNNNNNNNNNNNNNNNNNNNNNNNNNNNNNNNNNNNNNNNNNNNNNNNNNNNNNNNNNNNNNNNNNNNNCTCCTCGTCTTCCGGTTCGGGTTCGGGTTCGGGTTCGCTAACATCGGTGACATTGATTGTGACGGTAATGCTATCACTCCCACCATTGCCATCAGAGACAGAAACGGTGACGAAGTAGGAGTTCTTCGTCTGATAGTCTAATACGCCACTGGTTTGCAGCTGCCCAGAGGTACTAACGATACTAAACGAGGACGCATCCGTGCCACTCAGACTATAGGTAAGCGTATCATTATCCGCATCGGTAGCAGAGACGGCACTGCCGATGTTTGTGCCGGATGCTGTGTTCTCTGTGACAGAGCGCGTGGCACTGGTACCTTCCGTGAACTCAGGGGCACTGTTGGTAGAGGGATTGTTAGCAAGCGTTTCACTGACATCGGTGACATTGATCGTGACGATAATAACAACTCTATCCCCCTTGCCATCGTCGGCAAAAACGGAAAACGAGTAGGAGTTCTTCGTTTCATAGTCCAAGGGTGCTTTAGTTCGGAGTTGCCCGGTATGCCTGTCAATACTAAAAACTGGGCTCCCCTCCAGCCAACCCAGACTATAGGTAAGCATATCGTTATCCGCATCCGTTGCAGCCACAGGTGTGCCGATATTTGTGCCGGCTGGGGTGTTCTCCGCAACAGTGCGCCTCGCGCGGATACCCTCTGTGAACACAGGTGCCGTATTGCTACCACTGGTGACAGTCAGCGGCAGGTTACCAGATTTGACAAGCACGTAACCGTTGTGGCCGCTAGGTATACTCGGCAACGTTCCAATATCCACGGTGACATCTGCTGTTGTGCCAGCAGTGGGGGTGACCGTAAGTGTGCTGCTCTCCACACTGCCGCGTGGAATAGTGAGTGTTGTCGCACCGCCTGTGATACTGCCATTTGTTACGGTAATCGGTAGGACGATGTTGAACAGTGCACCCGTAGGTGCAACTGCTTTGAACACTCCTTCTGTTACCTGCTCCAACGATACGGTAAGCGGTAATGGATCAACTGTGTTTCTACCTAATTTGATCGTTGTCAACGACATCCCTGCAAAGATGCCGGACGGTAGGCTACTGAGTTGATTCCTGAACAGATTGAGCCATGTCAGCGCGGTCATACCCGAGAAGTCGTCGCTTTTCAGTTCTGTAATACCAGAATTCCATAAATTAAGGCTTGTGATTGCAGCAAGGTGTGCCGCAGTCACATCGGCGGCATTATTCACACCCGGCACAGCGGCTACAATCGCATCGCGCACTTGTGGAGTACGTTCGCTCACAGGCGTAACATCTGCATAACCTGTAAGATATACACCAAAAACCGTTAAAATTGTTACGAAAATGGATACCACACATTTTTCTATTTTCATTATAAACTCCTTTCGCTTTCGCGAGGTAGGGATAACACGCATGGGGAGAAACCCAATGCAACAAAAACAGCCTGCAACGAAACACTCCGTGTAAGACAGAACGCGTGCAGGCACGACCAAGATAGAACGACACTAAAGTCTATACTATCTTGTGAAGTATTATGCTTATCTATTGTTAAGCGGGGGGGGGGGTGTTAACCATGCAGATAACACAGTTAACTCTAAGTTAATAACATACAAAAGCAACGAACATCTAAAGAAACAGCGCGCAGCATCAACATATACACCATAGACTTGATGTACCGGTAATTGCGGTTGGGTGATGTTAATATTAATGTGTCCGCTTTGCATGGTCGTCACCTTCGTTCATGTAAAATGAGCACCCGTTTTTTCAGCATATAGGAGGTATTTCCACTTCACAGCACTTTTTTACATGAAAAACACGCTTATTTTTCTAAAATTGGCACCTATGGTGCGGTTTGGAAACCGTACTAATCAGGGAATTGGGTAAATTGTTGTTATAATAAGTCAATTTTTGTAATTATTCAAATTAAAAATAATAAAGTCTATGTTTAACTATAAATTATATGATATTTTCAGGGAAAAAGCAAATTATGTCCATAAAAATCGCTAATTTCACTTAGAGAGAACTTTGGGGTTAAGGTGAGTGATATAGACGCGGCGTTGTTAGAGACTTGGCACAAAACTTGGTAAAATACATTGTCCTCTTTACCAGTAAGAGATAGTAAAACCCATAGTTAAGTGTGCACTTGGTGCCGAGTGCGGTTTGGAAACCGCACCTACCGGGGAGGGTGGATTTGCGATGGGGGTTCTCGATAAAATGTTAACGTATTTTCGGGCTTTACTATAATTCCTAAAACTTTTTTCAAATTCACGTTAAAATATGAAAATATACCTACCTTTTGAAACAGGTTCGTTTTCCATTCTGTCAGAAAAGCACTTGACACTAATCGGATGAATCGCATAAAATTTCAACCATTAGAGACCAAAGATTGGAGGGAAATCGATGAAAATCACAGGTTTTGAATACCGGACCATCTCCATCCCTTTTATTCCTGCGATACAGGAACATTCGGGCATGGATTATCCAACCACGTTGATTTGGGTACACACAGATGAAGGACTGATAGGATTGGGTGAGAGCAATTCTCTGAACAGTGACATCACAGACCAAGCCGATGGAATCTCCGAAAAATATGTCGGCAAAAATCTTTGGGATATTGATCTCGCTTCCGAGTCATTTGCACTCCAGTGCGCTTTTTACGACTTAGCAGGACAAGCATTGGGAGTGCCTGCTCATAAGTTAATTGGCGAGAAACACAGAGATAGCGTTGAACTCGCCTATTGGTCCCCACCGATGCCAGCGGAAGCAACAGCGGCGGAGGCAGAACGCGGCGCAAACATGGGTTTTCGGGTGCATAAACTCAAGGCGCGGAAGGCGAATATCGTCGAAACGGCTTGTTTAATTGAACAAGCGTGCGGTCCCGATTTCCAGATTCGCGTTGATCCAAACACGGAATTCGGTGATCTGGAGACTGGTCTTCGACTCGCGGAGGAGTTGCTTCCTTATAACATCGAAGTCTATGAAGACCCAATACGATTTGAGGATTTGTCTTGGTATCGTCAGATGCGGGAACAGGTCGAGGTTCCAGTCGCCCGTCATCTGGGAGCACCGCCGGGAATTTTAGAGAATATCCTTGCCGGTGCGGTGGATGCGGTCAACATGGGCGGGAATGTCGCCGGTCTCCGCAAAAGTGCTGCCGTTGCCGAAGCGGCAGATCTACCGATCTGGGTGCAAATCTTCGCCTTCGGTTCATGTGTTGCTTCGACGTTCGCGGCACATATCGCATGTACGCTGCCGAACTGTACAATGCCGATTGACGAACTCCCGCATATCCGCGTTGATGACCTCTCTGGCGGTAGCATGGATCTCTCGAACGGTGCCATCAACCTATCGGATGCACCGGGGTTGGGTATCAGTCTTGATATGGATGCTGTTGAAAGGTATCGGATCCGCTAATGCTATACAGAGGTCAGAGAATGGGCGGGGTTCCAAACCCCGCCAGCAATGGGAGACAGGTTCCCAACAAATGTCGGAGAATGGGCGGGGTTCTAAACCCCGCCAGCAATGGGAGACAGGTTCCCAATCAAGAAATTGTTCGTACAACGTCGGTTAACAATCAACTGATCGTTTGCAGCGATTAATTACCACAATTCGTTTGAAACCGAATCCCTCAGTCTAACGTTTTATTTTCACAGAAGGAAATCTGGTCAAACCGGAAATATCGACCAAGATGGAAAGCGATTTATAATCAGTTAGAGAGCATCTGTGCTTTGGCTGGAACAACAGTTCAGTATCTGTTAAGTGCAACTCTTAATACTCTATGTATTAACCAAGGCAAACCGCCAATAGCCTAAGGAGAAATACAATGACTGCAGAAGCGTATTGGAGAGTGTTAAAGAAATCAAACCGCATGTTGGCGTTAAATTGGGAAACCCTCGTAGCAGCACGCACTGAAGGCGATAAAGAACGGATAAAGAGAGCCGAGCGGAATTATTTCCATTCACTGCGGAGTGCTATGACAGCAACGCAAAACGCGGTTTCGGAGCGGTTAGTTGTCCAGTGACGAAACGAAATATCAGATACGCGTGTACGGGCGACACATGTATCACTATTATCATTTTCTCACATTCATGTGAGATGAAACACGTAAAATTTTCTTCTAACGTCACTGTCGTTTCAAAGTCTGTTTTATAGAAAAACGGTTCACATTAAAGTAAGCGTGGTCCCCACCGCATTTGGCAATTTTCAATTCATTGGCGAGGTTCCTGACCTCGCCTTTTTATTGTCATTTTCATCCGAAAAGAAAAGGTGTTTTTCATTGAACAACCGCTCATATATTTTCAGGTTTTACTCTAAAAGGTTGCAACAGCATGCAAATCATGATAGAATGGACAGCCACATTTCGTTATAACGCCTTATGAAGAATTCACAAATTAAGCCATCAAGGGACAGCAAGCAAAAATATTATGAGTACCTCCGACCTACGTTACCTACACGTTGCACAAGACGTTCTAAAACAGATTGAAGCAACGCAAACCGACGCAATCGCACAAGCCTCTGAGATGTGCGCAGAGACAATAGCTGCAGACGGGCTCGTCTACTTGTTCGGATCGGGGCATTCCCGTATGCCAGTCGAAGAAATTTTCCCACGTTACGGAAGCTTCCCGGGTTTCTTTCCTATCGTTGAATTGGCGGTTACGTTCCACAACCAAGTTGTCGGTTGCAACGGGCAGCGCCAAGCACTCTTTTTGGAAAACGTCTCAGGATACGCAGAAGTCATCTTGCGCAATTTCACCTTCGGTCCGCACGACTGCA contains the following coding sequences:
- a CDS encoding aldo/keto reductase, with the translated sequence MKHIKIPGVSKDISQLILGTMMFSPVKFDYSTEMLDAFFEAGGNALDTAHGYGGGDSEMLIGLWMRQRRNRDEVFLIDKGGHPQGRVPRPRLSPEELKSDLDESLIRLRTDAIDLYMLHRDDPVIPVSTIIDYLNDEIGAGRIRAAAASNWQPQRIIDANTYAAENGLQGFVSCSNNISLAVPMEPMWGGCVCVDDAAREWHKESQFPLMPWSSQARGFFSGAFTPENRDNGDMVRVYYNDDNFERLARAKKLGEKHGYSAIQVSLSYCLNISFPVFPIVGPATLAEMDSSVGAIGLELSDAEVEWLNLETDTNPL
- a CDS encoding T9SS type A sorting domain-containing protein, whose translation is EPEPEPEPEDEEEDEPEPEEKDEDDEEDEDEDPYADTIADCEAKGGTIYWATSTIDGVETKIPICVRPPTRQELCEELGGTWCDEAGEAPSYPKNVLLLDRITLEQLDPAMLEAQLDIWLAESDGSALYLRSIALLESVLATRHPDKTHLLPNYPNPFNPETWIPYHLANPSEVQITIYDTRGTVVRHLDLGHQQGGYYTSRSRAAYWDGCNDIGEKVSSGIYFYQLQTDKTSLLRKMVILK
- a CDS encoding cadherin domain-containing protein, with product MKIEKCVVSIFVTILTVFGVYLTGYADVTPVSERTPQVRDAIVAAVPGVNNAADVTAAHLAAITSLNLWNSGITELKSDDFSGMTALTWLNLFRNQLSSLPSGIFAGMSLTTIKLGRNTVDPLPLTVSLEQVTEGVFKAVAPTGALFNIVLPITVTNGSITGGATTLTIPRGSVESSTLTVTPTAGTTADVTVDIGTLPSIPSGHNGYVLVKSGNLPLTVTSGSNTAPVFTEGIRARRTVAENTPAGTNIGTPVAATDADNDMLTYSLGWLEGSPVFSIDRHTGQLRTKAPLDYETKNSYSFSVFADDGKGDRVVIIVTINVTDVSETLANNPSTNSAPEFTEGTSATRSVTENTASGTNIGSAVSATDADNDTLTYSLSGTDASSFSIVSTSGQLQTSGVLDYQTKNSYFVTVSVSDGNGGSDSITVTINVTDVSEPEPEPEPEDEE
- a CDS encoding mandelate racemase/muconate lactonizing enzyme family protein; the protein is MKITGFEYRTISIPFIPAIQEHSGMDYPTTLIWVHTDEGLIGLGESNSLNSDITDQADGISEKYVGKNLWDIDLASESFALQCAFYDLAGQALGVPAHKLIGEKHRDSVELAYWSPPMPAEATAAEAERGANMGFRVHKLKARKANIVETACLIEQACGPDFQIRVDPNTEFGDLETGLRLAEELLPYNIEVYEDPIRFEDLSWYRQMREQVEVPVARHLGAPPGILENILAGAVDAVNMGGNVAGLRKSAAVAEAADLPIWVQIFAFGSCVASTFAAHIACTLPNCTMPIDELPHIRVDDLSGGSMDLSNGAINLSDAPGLGISLDMDAVERYRIR